One Gossypium raimondii isolate GPD5lz chromosome 3, ASM2569854v1, whole genome shotgun sequence genomic window carries:
- the LOC128039928 gene encoding uncharacterized protein LOC128039928: MGDFVFLNVSPWKKLLKFGRQGKLSPRFIGSYRILKRVGPIAYQLELPLELDRIHDVFYVSMLRRYRSDPTHIVPVVEIEVRLDLTFEEEPVQILNRGVKVLRKKSIPLVKVLWHNQSSEEATWEPEEAMRRQYPHLF; the protein is encoded by the coding sequence ATGGGGGACTTCGTGTTTCTCAATGTCTCCCCATGGAAAAAATTACTGAAGTTTGGGCGACAGGGTAAGcttagccctaggttcattgggtcTTACCGTATACTGAAGCGTGTGGGACCGATCGCCTATCAACTTGAGTTGCCTCTAGAATTAGACCGGATTCACGATGTGTTCTATGTCTCCATGCTAAGGCGTTATCGCTCTGATCCCACACATATAGTACCAGTCGtggagatcgaggttaggctAGATCTGACCTTTGAGGAGGAGCCAGTACAAATATTAAACCGAGGGGTTAAAGTACTAAGGAAGAAATCTATTCCACTAGTCAAAGTGCTTTGGCATAATCAAAGTTCAgaagaagccacgtgggaacctgaggaGGCGATGCGTCGGCAATACCCTCATCTATTCTga
- the LOC105795783 gene encoding uncharacterized protein LOC105795783: MGHIASQCPNQNNLVVRANGENESDEEEIGHEFDVTIDEEEEVEHALDGELLVVKRSLSIKSIEDEQQRENIFHTRCQDFQDVFSDNVPSGLPPLRGIEHQIDFVPGAVIPNRPAYRTNPEETKELQR, translated from the exons ATGGGGCATATTGCCAGCCAATGTCCCAACCAAAACAACCTGGTGGTACGTGCAAATGGAGAAAATGAGTCGGATGAAGAAGAAATTGGACATGAATTCGATGTGACAATCGATGAGGAGGAAGAAGTAGAACATGCCCTTGACGGAGAGCTTCTTGTTGTCAAGAGGAGTCTTAGTATCAAAAGTATAGAAGACGAGCAACAACGAGAAAACATCTTCCATACTCGTTGTCAG gatttcCAAGACGTTTTTTCAGACAATGTGCCAAGTGGGTTACCACCCCTTCGTGGGATAGAGCACCAAATAGACTTTGTGCCCGGAGCTGTGATCCCAAACCGACCAGCGTACCGGACTAACCCCGAAGAGACCAAAGAGCTACAACGATAA